The following proteins are encoded in a genomic region of Dasypus novemcinctus isolate mDasNov1 chromosome 21, mDasNov1.1.hap2, whole genome shotgun sequence:
- the CSNK1D gene encoding casein kinase I isoform X2 produces the protein MELRVGNRYRLGRKIGSGSFGDIYLGTDIAAGEEVAIKLECVKTKHPQLHIESKIYKMMQGGVGIPTIRWCGAEGDYNVMVMELLGPSLEDLFNFCSRKFSLKTVLLLADQMISRIEYIHSKNFIHRDVKPDNFLMGLGKKGNLVYIIDFGLAKKYRDARTHQHIPYRENKNLTGTARYASINTHLGIEQSRRDDLESLGYVLMYFNLGSLPWQGLKAATKRQKYERISEKKMSTPIEVLCKGYPSEFATYLNFCRSLRFDDKPDYSYLRQLFRNLFHRQGFSYDYVFDWNMLKFGASRAADDAERERRDREERLRHARNPATRGLPSTASGRLRGTQEVAPPTPLTPTSHTANTSPRPVSGMERERKVSMRLHRGAPVNISSSDLTGRQDTSRMSTSQNSIPFEHHGK, from the exons GGACGGACATCGCTGCAGGAGAGGAGGTCGCCATCAAGCTCGAATGTGTCAAAACCAAACACCCTCAGCTGCACATCGAGAGCAAAATCTACAAAATGATGCAGGGAGGAG TGGGCATCCCTACCATCCGGTGGTGTGGGGCCGAGGGCGACTACAATGTCATGGTGATGGAGCTGCTGGGGCCCAGCCTCGAGGACCTCTTCAACTTCTGCTCGAGGAAGTTCAGCCTCAAGACGGTGCTGCTGCTGGCGGACCAGATG ATCAGCCGCATCGAGTACATCCACTCCAAGAACTTCATCCACCGCGACGTCAAGCCCGACAACTTCCTCATGGGGCTGGGGAAGAAGGGCAACCTGGTCTACATCATCGACTTTGGGCTGGCCAAGAAGTACCGGGATGCCCGCACCCACCAGCACATCCCCTACCGGGAGAACAAGAACCTGACCGGCACTGCCCGCTACGCCTCCATCAACACCCACCTGGGCATCG AGCAGTCTCGGCGCGACGATCTGGAGTCTCTGGGCTACGTGCTTATGTACTTCAACCTGGGCTCTCTCCCCTGGCAGGGGCTGAAGGCTGCCACCAAGAGACAAAAATACGAAAGGATTAGTGAGAAGAAGATGTCCACGCCCATCGAGGTGCTGTGTAAAGGCTACCCTT CTGAATTTGCCACATATCTGAATTTCTGCCGTTCGTTGCGTTTTGATGATAAGCCTGACTACTCGTACCTGAGGCAGCTCTTCAGGAACCTCTTCCACCGCCAGGGCTTCTCCTATGACTATGTGTTTGACTGGAACATGCTCAAATTC GGTGCCAGCCGGGCAGCTGACGACGCTGAGCGTGAACGCCGGGATCGAGAGGAGCGACTGAGACATGCTCGCAATCCAGCCACCCGGGGCCTCCCCTCCACAGCCTCGGGCCGGCTGCGGGGCACGCAGGAGGTGGCCCCTCCCAcgcccctcacccccacctcacACACTG CGAACACCTCTCCCAGGCCCGTGTCTGGCATGGAAAGAGAGCGGAAAGTGAGCATGCGGCTGCACCGTGGCGCCCCTGTCAACATCTCCTCATCCGACCTAACCGGCCGACAAGATACCTCTCGCATGTCCACCTCACAG
- the CSNK1D gene encoding casein kinase I isoform X3, producing the protein MELRVGNRYRLGRKIGSGSFGDIYLGTDIAAGEEVAIKLECVKTKHPQLHIESKIYKMMQGGVGIPTIRWCGAEGDYNVMVMELLGPSLEDLFNFCSRKFSLKTVLLLADQMISRIEYIHSKNFIHRDVKPDNFLMGLGKKGNLVYIIDFGLAKKYRDARTHQHIPYRENKNLTGTARYASINTHLGIEQSRRDDLESLGYVLMYFNLGSLPWQGLKAATKRQKYERISEKKMSTPIEVLCKGYPSEFATYLNFCRSLRFDDKPDYSYLRQLFRNLFHRQGFSYDYVFDWNMLKFGASRAADDAERERRDREERLRHARNPATRGLPSTASGRLRGTQEVAPPTPLTPTSHTANTSPRPVSGMERERKVSMRLHRGAPVNISSSDLTGRQDTSRMSTSQMPKKNIA; encoded by the exons GGACGGACATCGCTGCAGGAGAGGAGGTCGCCATCAAGCTCGAATGTGTCAAAACCAAACACCCTCAGCTGCACATCGAGAGCAAAATCTACAAAATGATGCAGGGAGGAG TGGGCATCCCTACCATCCGGTGGTGTGGGGCCGAGGGCGACTACAATGTCATGGTGATGGAGCTGCTGGGGCCCAGCCTCGAGGACCTCTTCAACTTCTGCTCGAGGAAGTTCAGCCTCAAGACGGTGCTGCTGCTGGCGGACCAGATG ATCAGCCGCATCGAGTACATCCACTCCAAGAACTTCATCCACCGCGACGTCAAGCCCGACAACTTCCTCATGGGGCTGGGGAAGAAGGGCAACCTGGTCTACATCATCGACTTTGGGCTGGCCAAGAAGTACCGGGATGCCCGCACCCACCAGCACATCCCCTACCGGGAGAACAAGAACCTGACCGGCACTGCCCGCTACGCCTCCATCAACACCCACCTGGGCATCG AGCAGTCTCGGCGCGACGATCTGGAGTCTCTGGGCTACGTGCTTATGTACTTCAACCTGGGCTCTCTCCCCTGGCAGGGGCTGAAGGCTGCCACCAAGAGACAAAAATACGAAAGGATTAGTGAGAAGAAGATGTCCACGCCCATCGAGGTGCTGTGTAAAGGCTACCCTT CTGAATTTGCCACATATCTGAATTTCTGCCGTTCGTTGCGTTTTGATGATAAGCCTGACTACTCGTACCTGAGGCAGCTCTTCAGGAACCTCTTCCACCGCCAGGGCTTCTCCTATGACTATGTGTTTGACTGGAACATGCTCAAATTC GGTGCCAGCCGGGCAGCTGACGACGCTGAGCGTGAACGCCGGGATCGAGAGGAGCGACTGAGACATGCTCGCAATCCAGCCACCCGGGGCCTCCCCTCCACAGCCTCGGGCCGGCTGCGGGGCACGCAGGAGGTGGCCCCTCCCAcgcccctcacccccacctcacACACTG CGAACACCTCTCCCAGGCCCGTGTCTGGCATGGAAAGAGAGCGGAAAGTGAGCATGCGGCTGCACCGTGGCGCCCCTGTCAACATCTCCTCATCCGACCTAACCGGCCGACAAGATACCTCTCGCATGTCCACCTCACAG ATGCCAAAGAAAAACATAGCTTGA
- the CSNK1D gene encoding casein kinase I isoform X1 yields the protein MELRVGNRYRLGRKIGSGSFGDIYLGTDIAAGEEVAIKLECVKTKHPQLHIESKIYKMMQGGVGIPTIRWCGAEGDYNVMVMELLGPSLEDLFNFCSRKFSLKTVLLLADQMISRIEYIHSKNFIHRDVKPDNFLMGLGKKGNLVYIIDFGLAKKYRDARTHQHIPYRENKNLTGTARYASINTHLGIEQSRRDDLESLGYVLMYFNLGSLPWQGLKAATKRQKYERISEKKMSTPIEVLCKGYPSEFATYLNFCRSLRFDDKPDYSYLRQLFRNLFHRQGFSYDYVFDWNMLKFGASRAADDAERERRDREERLRHARNPATRGLPSTASGRLRGTQEVAPPTPLTPTSHTANTSPRPVSGMERERKVSMRLHRGAPVNISSSDLTGRQDTSRMSTSQIPGRVVSSGLQPVVHR from the exons GGACGGACATCGCTGCAGGAGAGGAGGTCGCCATCAAGCTCGAATGTGTCAAAACCAAACACCCTCAGCTGCACATCGAGAGCAAAATCTACAAAATGATGCAGGGAGGAG TGGGCATCCCTACCATCCGGTGGTGTGGGGCCGAGGGCGACTACAATGTCATGGTGATGGAGCTGCTGGGGCCCAGCCTCGAGGACCTCTTCAACTTCTGCTCGAGGAAGTTCAGCCTCAAGACGGTGCTGCTGCTGGCGGACCAGATG ATCAGCCGCATCGAGTACATCCACTCCAAGAACTTCATCCACCGCGACGTCAAGCCCGACAACTTCCTCATGGGGCTGGGGAAGAAGGGCAACCTGGTCTACATCATCGACTTTGGGCTGGCCAAGAAGTACCGGGATGCCCGCACCCACCAGCACATCCCCTACCGGGAGAACAAGAACCTGACCGGCACTGCCCGCTACGCCTCCATCAACACCCACCTGGGCATCG AGCAGTCTCGGCGCGACGATCTGGAGTCTCTGGGCTACGTGCTTATGTACTTCAACCTGGGCTCTCTCCCCTGGCAGGGGCTGAAGGCTGCCACCAAGAGACAAAAATACGAAAGGATTAGTGAGAAGAAGATGTCCACGCCCATCGAGGTGCTGTGTAAAGGCTACCCTT CTGAATTTGCCACATATCTGAATTTCTGCCGTTCGTTGCGTTTTGATGATAAGCCTGACTACTCGTACCTGAGGCAGCTCTTCAGGAACCTCTTCCACCGCCAGGGCTTCTCCTATGACTATGTGTTTGACTGGAACATGCTCAAATTC GGTGCCAGCCGGGCAGCTGACGACGCTGAGCGTGAACGCCGGGATCGAGAGGAGCGACTGAGACATGCTCGCAATCCAGCCACCCGGGGCCTCCCCTCCACAGCCTCGGGCCGGCTGCGGGGCACGCAGGAGGTGGCCCCTCCCAcgcccctcacccccacctcacACACTG CGAACACCTCTCCCAGGCCCGTGTCTGGCATGGAAAGAGAGCGGAAAGTGAGCATGCGGCTGCACCGTGGCGCCCCTGTCAACATCTCCTCATCCGACCTAACCGGCCGACAAGATACCTCTCGCATGTCCACCTCACAG